A single genomic interval of Vulpes vulpes isolate BD-2025 chromosome 3, VulVul3, whole genome shotgun sequence harbors:
- the LOC112923337 gene encoding 10 kDa heat shock protein, mitochondrial — MAGQVFREFFPLFDGVLVERNAAETVTKGSIMLPEKSQGKVLQATVVAVGSGPKGKGEEIEPVSVKVGDKVLLSEYGGTKVVLDDKGYFLFRDGDIIGKYVD; from the coding sequence ATGGCAGGGCAAGTGTTTAGAgagttttttcccctctttgatGGAGTTTTAGTTGAAAGGAATGCAGCTGAAACTGTAACCAAAGGAAGTATTATGCTTCCAGAAAAATCTCAAGGAAAAGTGTTGCAAGCAACAGTAGTAGCTGTTGGATCGGGTCCTAAAGGAAAGGGTGAAGAGATTGAACCAGTTAGTGTGAAAGTTGGAGATAAAGTTCTTCTCTCAGAATATGGAGGCACCAAAGTAGTTCTAGATGACAAGGGTTATTTCTTATTTAGAGATGGTGACATTATCGGGAAGTATGTGGACTGA